The genomic DNA CTTTGCGGTTTTTATTAAGAAACTTACTAAGCTTATAAATTTAGAGAGGAGTGCCTATGAGAAGTAAAATTTTAATTACTGGGGCCTCTGGTTTTTTAGGTTCCGCAGTGGCTAATAATTTAACGGAGAAAAATCTTGTTTTAACTGGTCGAGTAAATCGTTTAAATCTGCCTAGTTTCTATATCAAAGAATTAACTAGTACGGAGAATTACAAGGACTGTTTGGCGGATGTAGACACCATAATTCACTGTGCTGCTCGAGCACACTTAATGAACGACGAATCTGTCAATCCATTAGCTGAATATCGCAAAGTAAATGTAGAAGGCAGTGCAAATCTTGCGAAACAAGCTATTGCGGCAGGTGTAAAACGGTTTATTTTTATTAGCTCTGTTAAAGTTTCAGGTGAATGCACGACGGGTTCACAGCCCTACACCGAAGATTTGCTTCCAGCTCCAGAAGATGCTTATGGTCAATCTAAGCTCGAAGCTGAGAAGTTGCTTAAAGAAATTGCACATGAAAGCGATATGGAGCTTGTTATTATTCGTCCACCCTTAGTATACGGCCCTGGTGTTAAAGCTAATTTTTTAAGGTTGGTTAGGCTTTCTAATTTGCCCATTCCGCTACCGTTTGGGGCAGCAAACAACAGGCGAAGTATGGTTTATATGGGTAACTTGGTAGACTTTATATCCCTTTGTCTTTCACACCCAGCAGCCGCTAATGAAACTTTTTTAGTGTCAGACGGGGAAGATTTGTCCCTTCGAACCTTAATTAGCTATATTCGTAAAGCACTGGGTAAACCCAGTTGGTTATTACCATTCCCAGTACGCCTTTTTAGAATAGCAGGAAAGCTAATCGGTAAAAGTAGTGTCGTAGATCGCCTATTTGGTGATTTACAGGTGAATTCATCTAAAGCTGGTGTATTATTAGGTTGGAAGCCGCCTTATAGTGCGGAAGAAGGTATTAATAAAACTGTTCTAGATTTTCAAAGTAAAAGGAACTAGCGTGTTACGTTTTTTAGATATTGTGTTTTCATTTATTGGTTTAGTTTGTGGTGCGCCTGTGCTCCTTGTTATTTATGTAATAGGTCTATTTGATACTGGCTCGCCAGTTTTTAAACAAGAACGAGTGGGTCGTCATAAAAATCCATTTATTTTGGTTAAGTTTAGAACTATGTCTGTTGATACTGCCTCGGTAGCTAGCCATCTAGCCAGTACAGCCTCTATTACTAAAATGGGCGGTTTTTTGCGTAAAACCAAGTTAGATGAGTTACCCCAGCTTTGGAATGTTCTAAAAGGTGATATGAGCTTAGTAGGTCCGCGCCCAAATTTATTTAATCAGTTAGAACTTATTCAAGAGCGTGAAGCCCTAGGAGTTTATAGCGCTCGCCCTGGTATCACTGGATTGGCCCAAATAAATGATATTGATATGTCTATACCTAAGTTGTTGGCTGAAACAGATGCAAAAATGATTAGAAGTTTAAATCTAAAAAGCTATTTTGAATATATTTTAAAAACGTTAGTTGGCCAAGGTTCTGGTGATAGGGTAATTAAGTGAAAGCAAAACTCACTGCTAAATACACCGAGCTAAAACGCATCCATAAAAAATGGATCATGGTACTAGCCGATATTGCAATTCTACCTATTTCTCTTTGGGCTGCTTTTTCATTGCGCTTAGGTACTTTATGGCCTAACACTCATATTTCACAATTTTGGTGGCTGTTTGTAGCAGTTATTCCAACGGCCATACTTATATTTGCTCGGCTAGGCTTGTATAGGGCTATTATTCGCTACATTGGCAGTAAAGCGCTGTATGCAGTATTAAATGGCTCTGTGTTAATGTCCTTTGTGGTTTGGTCTTTAGTGTTTATCTCGCGTGAACCTGGCTTTCCTAGATCAATCCCTATTATTTTTGCATTAGTATTAATGGTTTTGGTGGGTGGTAGCCGGTTAGTAGTTCGCTGGCTTTATAATTGGGTAAACGTAAACTTTGCAAGCCGCGAGCCGGTTGTTATTTATGGCGCAGGTGACTCTGGCATGCAGTTAGTGTCTTCATTGCAAAAGGGAAAAGAGTACCTACCCGTTGCCTTTCTTGATGATAACCCCCAGCTGTGGGGGCATTCAGTCCATGGTATTTCAGTGTATTGCCCTGAATCAATGGATGAAATTTTTAAAAGCATGAATATTAAACGGGTATTGCTGGCTGTACCACGGGCAACTAAAAAAGAACGTAAGGTTATTCTGGATAAGTTAGAACCATTCCCCGTTCATGTTCAAACTATACCTGCCATGCCCGATATTGTTGCAGGGCTTGCCACGGTAGATCAGCTTCAAGAAGTAGAATTGGAAGACCTGTTGGGGCGGGATCCTGTCCCACCCAAAAAAGAACTCTTTGAAGCCTGTATCAAAAATAAAGTGGTAATGGTAACGGGTGCAGGGGGCTCTATTGGTTCTGAAATTTGCCGGCAGGTTATACAAGCCAACCCAAATAAATTAATACTTTTTGAACTAAACGAATTCTCTTTATACGCAATAGAGCGTGAGTTGTTAAAAGAAATAGCAAAAAGCAATCTAAATATTAAACTGTTGCCAATACTTGGATCGGTATGCAATGCTAATCGAGTGGAAGGCGTTATTGCAAAATACAATGTAAATACAATTTATCATGCCGCTGCGTTTAAACATGTTCCCTTAGTGGAACATAATATATTTGAAGGTATTCGTAATAACGTGGTAGGCACTAAAACGGTTGCCGAGGCAGCCCATAAGCTTCATGTTAACCATTTTGTTTTAATATCAACCGATAAAGCCGTACGCCCCACAAATGTTATGGGCGCTACAAAGCGCTTAGCAGAGCAAGTTATTCAAAACTTAGCACAGCAATCTAGCACAATATTCAGCATGGTTCGCTTTGGTAACGTATTAGGGTCCTCTGGCTCAGTTGTGCCCTTGTTTCGTAAGCAAATCGCGGCAGGCGGGCCTGTTACCGTCACCCACCCCGATATTACTCGTTTTTTTATGACCATTCCAGAAGCATCTCAGTTGGTTATTCAAGCAGGTGCAATGGCGAAGGGCGGCGATGTATTTGTATTAGATATGGGCGCATCAGTTAAAATTTTAGATTTAGCCCATAGAATGATTGAACTCAGCGGCTTTGAAGTGAAAAACGATGATAACCCCGAAGGCGATATTGCAGTTGAGTTTACCGGGCTGCGTCCAGGCGAAAAGCTGTTCGAAGAATTGTTAATTGGGGAGTCAGTGATTGGTACCGAGCACCCTAAAATACTTCGAGCAAATGAAATATTTGTTGATATAAGTGAAATTGAAAGTAGCTTAAGTGCGTTTGAACGTGCAGAACTCAGCTTTGATGCTAAACAGGCACGTACAGTATTAGAAAAGGTAGTGAGTGGGTTTAAACCAAACTCTGAATTAGTTGATTTATTACAATAGTCACTATTTCGCTTTAAGTAACAACACGATATTAAGCAAAATAACTATTAAAAGTGGTGTTAGTGCTACGTAGTAGGTGGGTATTGCAAAAGACAGTGCCAGCGGGCTTAAAACTGATTGAATAATATTTAAAACTAAGCTCACCATTAACCCAGAGAATACTCTAGCGCCCATACTAGACTCTCTGAGGGGGCCAAAAATAAATGTGATGCCTAAGCAAACTAAAGATAGGGTAAGCAGTGGCTGAACTATTTTTTGCCAAAACTTCAATGCGTACTGGTTATTGTTTAATCCTTGTTCACTTAGATACCGAGTATAAGTAAAAAGGGTAAAAAGTGATAAGTTTAATCCGCTGTTAGTTTTAGTTAATAGAAGCTTTGGGGTCACTTGCATCGACCAGTGTTGAATTTCCGCTTCCACTTTCTCGACGCCAGTTTCTGTATGAATTTTATCTAACGTACCATTGGCCTGCCATACACCCTCGCCAACATATACGAGGCTGTTAAATTTAGTGGTAACGGGCTTTGCATCTGACCGGCTGCTTTCTATACGGTAACCGCCGGTTACTTTTCCATTTTGGTCTAATGCATTAAAAAAATAGAAGCTATTTTGGTCTTTATGCCATACGCCATATTGAGTGCTGGTTTTAGATGCCGCTAAGTCTCGTATTTCTTTTGCTTTTAACTCGTAATATGGCGCGATGGTTTCTCCAAATGCGAAAAAAAGGCATGTCCAAACAATTGGGGCAATTAGGATTTTTTTTACAATTTGCATTTTCATTAAAGTAGCTGATTCGTAAATTACCAGCTCTCTATCGTTAGCCATTTGCCCAGTGGCAAACAAAACTCCAATTAAAATGATGTATGGGGAATATACATATAGCCGTGCGGGCGCTGTATACAATACGTATTGTATGGCAGGGCTGGCAGTATAGGTTTCATTGGTTCTATAGTTTAATTCATTTAAGCTGGCTAGAACTATATCTATGAGCCCCATACCTAAGAAGGCAACTGCAACCGATAAAAACTGAATTTTAAAAATATGTTTGTTAATAACGGTCATGAACGGCTGCCCTTAACTACTTTATTTCTAAATTTCCAGTAGCCAGCATAATGTATGGCAAAGGCTATAAATAAGAACAATAAATGAACCCACCAGTATACTTGGAAAAAGCTTGCCTCACCTCGGTAAACTGGTCTAATGCTTGCGCTGAGCATAAGAGTGTAAAAGCTGTAGCAAAGTAGGGCAGGCAACAGCATTTTAAACTTACCTTCCCTTGGGTTGGTTTTTGCAAATGATAAACCAAGCATGGCCATTACAATCATTATAGGAGGGTACCCAATTCGGTATAAAAATTCAGTGAGCTCCCACTGCCTTTTAGATTCAATAAGTTCTCTATTTGTCATGGTGGCCGACTGCAAGCGGTAACGCTTTTCACCTACCTCGGGTAATAAAAATGCGTACCGTTGGAAAGTTGTATAATTAGATTGAGTTGAATCGAATATACCCTCAAGTAAAGTGCCATTTTCTAGTTTAAAGTAGCGCTGTCCATTGATATTAATTAGCTCGCCACTATCACTCCAAATAAAAATACCTTTCGACGGCTGTGCCATAAAAATATTTTCAATCGGGTTACCGGTTGTTTGCGCATTTTCTAAATAAAAAACATCATCGGAAGAACCCAGTTGGTTAAACTCACCAGCTTTTAGTAGGTCAAATGGGTTACGATTGGATATTTCTCGTTGGTGCTCTAGGGCTACTTTGCTTGTAGAAGGGGCTATAAATAAAGTGATTCCCCATAACATTACACAACCAACAAAGCCAAGAAACAGAAGTGTGTTTCTTATACGCGTAAAGGGAATGCCCGTTGAGAGAATTGCCGTCATCTCATGTTCGGCATACATTTGGCCGATGCCTAATAAAACCCCTAAAAATAGCCCTAACGGAAGTACCTCAACAAAGTAGCTTGGAACGCTCAGTACAAGTATGTACAAAAGGTCACTGAATAGCTCAGTACCATTTGTATCTTCTAAAATTCGAACAAAACGAGTTGATGTAAACAATAGAAGTGCCACTGAAGTAACCGCGGCGGTGGGCATTAACACCTGTTTGCTAATGTACTTTGCTAAAACCATTCTACTTGTCATTGTATTTTTTCATGCCTTTTGCCATTGCACGGGTAATGAGAATCAAATGCTTGGCTTAAAATGGGTGAGCATAAAATTAAGCAAATAAACGGACCCATCCAGAAAAACAAGTAAGATTCAAAAAAGTTCATCACGCTAAATACAATTAGACCATAAACTGAAAACGCACTAAGCCCTATATTCGCGATACTTGAATACTTAACAATAAAGTAGAACGGCGCCAATGCAATAAAAAGCCCTAGTAAACCAAACCCTAAGGTAAACTCAATATAGCTGTTATGAAAGTGACCAAAACTTTGTTTTATAAAAGAAGGGAAGTCGGATTCTTGAATAGCACTTAGCCTCACTTTAGCACCATAACCAATCAACGGTTTTTCGCTAATCATTTCGCCAGCTAATATCCACGTATTTACTCTTATACCTAAGCTTGAGTAAGGAATATTATTCCAGTCACGATCTAACAATGCTTGAATCGTTTGATTTTCACTTAGAATTCTTGTTTTTATGGAATCACCAAATTTTGCGTAAGTGAATACTGCGGAAGTAATGGTAAGCAACAAACCACTAAAAACCCCAGCTATGATGGGTTTGGTTAAATTGATAATTCTTTTGCGCACAATCTTTATTGTTAAGGTTACTATTAGATAACAGAAGCAAATAGCTAACGCTAAAAGTGCTGCACGAGTCTGCGTGCCAATGAGTGCAATAAAACAGAGAACTGATAATGAAATAAGCATTAGTATTGAAAATATTTTTAGTAAACGAGGTTTAATTCGTGCAGCTACTAAAACACTGCTTATTAACCCAATAAATGAAATGCTAAAAAATAATGCAGCGTGCTGGGCGTTTAAGATATTAAAGTCTACTCGATGACCTTGGAACAAAAGCCGAACCGTTTGAAAAAAATTAGGGTCTAATAAACAAGCATACATAAGCCCTGCTAGCGCAAGCCCAAGAAAAATATAAATGGTTCGCAAGTTTCCACCTAGCCACCAGGCTATAGGTATAAACAAGTAGATACGGCTAAGCGGTTCAAAAAGTGCGTATTTTTTGGCTTGCTCAGCATTTTGAAGATAGTTGATTCCAAAAAAAATAATAGGGGCCATAATTGCAATGATCATTAAAATTATGAGGGGTTGTTTTTTAAAGGACCTCCATTGTTTAATGAGTGGGTACAAAAATAAAAGTGTAGCTATGGCCTCTGGCCAACGGTTTAATGACGTTGGCGTCCATATTTTTATAAATGCTGTCGTAAAACAGGCAAGCAAGGCGACCCACACCATGATGTTAGGGCCGCGATCATAACTCGCTGGAAACCATCGATTCACATTTAATGCACTTAACTGTGCACGGTTTAAATTATCTGCGTTAGTCATGTGTTTGTTCTGTGTCTTTGGCATTCGTCGGGAAGTGATAATAGTCTACTAGTGCTTGCCATTGGCTGCGGTTTCCATCTTGTTTGATGTTGGTATGGCCAAGGGCTATCTTTTGACTGAAGGCAATTGGGATTGGCTTTGGGGTGGGTGCTTGGCTTCTGTAAACCGCCGTGCCTTTTCTTAACGCCATAGCTTTAAACCAAAGGTCATCGGCTTTCGGAGTAAGCTGTAAAAATAGCTCTTGATTAACGGTTTCACCATCTAGCGCATTAGGTGGGTATAAAGTACCCCCGTAGCCTATTGCAAGGGTATTAGGCGTAGATTCGCCTGGCTGAGCACTTTTCCAATATTTATAGGGAAGCAATTTACCGTTCGTTTCGTACGCAATATTTCTGCACTCGTGCGCTATAACCTTATTTGGGTGAAGCTTATGCTCATTGAGTAAGCGTTCTAACCAGTCAACCGGGTATATTAAGTCATCGTCACAAGTGACTAACGTGTGGTTTGGGTATTCAGTTAAGGCAAATACTAGTTTTCTGTGCGAACTTGTGCCTGGTTTAAACCTGATTTCAAAATGCGAGCTCTCTAACTTACGTAACGAGTTGGGGATGTTATTTTTAAGGTTTGAATTTAACCATAAAATGATTTTTTCTGGCCGAACAGACTGATTAAGCAAGCTTCGAATGGTAATGCTCAATACGGTAAGACGGCTTGGAATACTGGTTAGTGTCACTATAACAGGTAGACTTGCCGAGCTTGAACCCTCTCCTAATTTTTTAATGGGTGTCAGCATTAATTTAAGGCTAGAATACAGGCTTTTAGGATATTCCTTTAATTTCATAGTTAGCTACGGCAGATAAAAAGCATAGTGTAATGGGCAACAGAGTATGGGCGCAAGGTTCGAATAGTTATGATCAATAAGAAACGTACAAGATACCGTAAATTCGAGCCGTATATTCAATTTAGAAGGGTTATGTTTAAACTGTTTACACCTAAATCGTTTAAACATATGGCTCTTTCTCAACCTTATTTAAAACTTGAGCCAGTGAATGATATCTGGAAAGTATATTGGAAAGGCGGCTTCATTAGTGAAACGGATAGTTGGAATAACCTACGATTGCAAGCACCTGATAACCTGTATTCCATTGCAACTGGACCATCGATCAGCGACCAGCAATTTAATAACCTAGATGGGGGCCAGTGCGTTTTAGTGAATGGTGCCGTTCAATTAGTGTTAGACAATAAAATTTCAACACCTTTAGCTGTGATGGTAGAAGACGCTCGCTTTATTTATGAGCGGTTTGAAATGTTGTTGGCCTTACCTAAGGGAACTCGTCTTTGCTTGGTGGCAAGTGCTATGCATGCGCTAGGCGTAGTAGCCGGTGTAGAAGGGTTAAAGCACTTTAATTTAATGCTCATAGATGGATTTGAAACCCCATATGGCTCACCAAAACGCTCAGTTGCAAGTGCACCCGTCAATAGCTACCGCAAA from Reinekea marina includes the following:
- a CDS encoding UDP-glucose 4-epimerase family protein gives rise to the protein MRSKILITGASGFLGSAVANNLTEKNLVLTGRVNRLNLPSFYIKELTSTENYKDCLADVDTIIHCAARAHLMNDESVNPLAEYRKVNVEGSANLAKQAIAAGVKRFIFISSVKVSGECTTGSQPYTEDLLPAPEDAYGQSKLEAEKLLKEIAHESDMELVIIRPPLVYGPGVKANFLRLVRLSNLPIPLPFGAANNRRSMVYMGNLVDFISLCLSHPAAANETFLVSDGEDLSLRTLISYIRKALGKPSWLLPFPVRLFRIAGKLIGKSSVVDRLFGDLQVNSSKAGVLLGWKPPYSAEEGINKTVLDFQSKRN
- a CDS encoding sugar transferase — protein: MLRFLDIVFSFIGLVCGAPVLLVIYVIGLFDTGSPVFKQERVGRHKNPFILVKFRTMSVDTASVASHLASTASITKMGGFLRKTKLDELPQLWNVLKGDMSLVGPRPNLFNQLELIQEREALGVYSARPGITGLAQINDIDMSIPKLLAETDAKMIRSLNLKSYFEYILKTLVGQGSGDRVIK
- a CDS encoding polysaccharide biosynthesis protein; the protein is MKAKLTAKYTELKRIHKKWIMVLADIAILPISLWAAFSLRLGTLWPNTHISQFWWLFVAVIPTAILIFARLGLYRAIIRYIGSKALYAVLNGSVLMSFVVWSLVFISREPGFPRSIPIIFALVLMVLVGGSRLVVRWLYNWVNVNFASREPVVIYGAGDSGMQLVSSLQKGKEYLPVAFLDDNPQLWGHSVHGISVYCPESMDEIFKSMNIKRVLLAVPRATKKERKVILDKLEPFPVHVQTIPAMPDIVAGLATVDQLQEVELEDLLGRDPVPPKKELFEACIKNKVVMVTGAGGSIGSEICRQVIQANPNKLILFELNEFSLYAIERELLKEIAKSNLNIKLLPILGSVCNANRVEGVIAKYNVNTIYHAAAFKHVPLVEHNIFEGIRNNVVGTKTVAEAAHKLHVNHFVLISTDKAVRPTNVMGATKRLAEQVIQNLAQQSSTIFSMVRFGNVLGSSGSVVPLFRKQIAAGGPVTVTHPDITRFFMTIPEASQLVIQAGAMAKGGDVFVLDMGASVKILDLAHRMIELSGFEVKNDDNPEGDIAVEFTGLRPGEKLFEELLIGESVIGTEHPKILRANEIFVDISEIESSLSAFERAELSFDAKQARTVLEKVVSGFKPNSELVDLLQ
- the lptG gene encoding LPS export ABC transporter permease LptG; translated protein: MTVINKHIFKIQFLSVAVAFLGMGLIDIVLASLNELNYRTNETYTASPAIQYVLYTAPARLYVYSPYIILIGVLFATGQMANDRELVIYESATLMKMQIVKKILIAPIVWTCLFFAFGETIAPYYELKAKEIRDLAASKTSTQYGVWHKDQNSFYFFNALDQNGKVTGGYRIESSRSDAKPVTTKFNSLVYVGEGVWQANGTLDKIHTETGVEKVEAEIQHWSMQVTPKLLLTKTNSGLNLSLFTLFTYTRYLSEQGLNNNQYALKFWQKIVQPLLTLSLVCLGITFIFGPLRESSMGARVFSGLMVSLVLNIIQSVLSPLALSFAIPTYYVALTPLLIVILLNIVLLLKAK
- the lptF gene encoding LPS export ABC transporter permease LptF — translated: MTSRMVLAKYISKQVLMPTAAVTSVALLLFTSTRFVRILEDTNGTELFSDLLYILVLSVPSYFVEVLPLGLFLGVLLGIGQMYAEHEMTAILSTGIPFTRIRNTLLFLGFVGCVMLWGITLFIAPSTSKVALEHQREISNRNPFDLLKAGEFNQLGSSDDVFYLENAQTTGNPIENIFMAQPSKGIFIWSDSGELININGQRYFKLENGTLLEGIFDSTQSNYTTFQRYAFLLPEVGEKRYRLQSATMTNRELIESKRQWELTEFLYRIGYPPIMIVMAMLGLSFAKTNPREGKFKMLLPALLCYSFYTLMLSASIRPVYRGEASFFQVYWWVHLLFLFIAFAIHYAGYWKFRNKVVKGSRS
- a CDS encoding O-antigen ligase family protein; translation: MTNADNLNRAQLSALNVNRWFPASYDRGPNIMVWVALLACFTTAFIKIWTPTSLNRWPEAIATLLFLYPLIKQWRSFKKQPLIILMIIAIMAPIIFFGINYLQNAEQAKKYALFEPLSRIYLFIPIAWWLGGNLRTIYIFLGLALAGLMYACLLDPNFFQTVRLLFQGHRVDFNILNAQHAALFFSISFIGLISSVLVAARIKPRLLKIFSILMLISLSVLCFIALIGTQTRAALLALAICFCYLIVTLTIKIVRKRIINLTKPIIAGVFSGLLLTITSAVFTYAKFGDSIKTRILSENQTIQALLDRDWNNIPYSSLGIRVNTWILAGEMISEKPLIGYGAKVRLSAIQESDFPSFIKQSFGHFHNSYIEFTLGFGLLGLFIALAPFYFIVKYSSIANIGLSAFSVYGLIVFSVMNFFESYLFFWMGPFICLILCSPILSQAFDSHYPCNGKRHEKIQ
- a CDS encoding glycosyltransferase family A protein, which translates into the protein MKLKEYPKSLYSSLKLMLTPIKKLGEGSSSASLPVIVTLTSIPSRLTVLSITIRSLLNQSVRPEKIILWLNSNLKNNIPNSLRKLESSHFEIRFKPGTSSHRKLVFALTEYPNHTLVTCDDDLIYPVDWLERLLNEHKLHPNKVIAHECRNIAYETNGKLLPYKYWKSAQPGESTPNTLAIGYGGTLYPPNALDGETVNQELFLQLTPKADDLWFKAMALRKGTAVYRSQAPTPKPIPIAFSQKIALGHTNIKQDGNRSQWQALVDYYHFPTNAKDTEQTHD